One Dehalococcoidia bacterium genomic window carries:
- a CDS encoding M28 family peptidase has translation MPGRAWRLLAALFVSLSLFVAACGGGSSTPVAPTVADPTAALEPTPSPSPAPAVRDVRPDGERILGYVRKLADEIGPRPAGTPAERQAVDYLVGLLRSFGYDVSIQDFTVTNESGREAKVELTSPAGGPPSLTALPLARSASGSVSGRLVPSGLGRPSEFPASVSGNIALIERGELTFQEKVINAMGAGARGVIIFNNQPGTFLGSLSQESRIPAASISQEDGQSLLRAAGSGAVEARVTIGPAGTAVAHNVIAKPPGKDCETVTGGHFDSVPQAPGASDNATGTATVIEVAGVLAQSGQMGAHCFVLWGAEEIGLVGSAAYVASLRPEQRARLKAVLNLDMVGVGNDTWLLIGSPDLQARGQTIADQLGIGARRGSLTNASSDHASFISAGIPALMLHRWEDPLLHTPQDVSSRVQPRLLEEAARFSIAFLQSFAAGGG, from the coding sequence TTGCCTGGACGTGCGTGGCGGCTGCTTGCCGCCCTCTTCGTTTCGCTGTCGCTATTCGTGGCCGCCTGCGGCGGCGGCAGCTCGACCCCCGTCGCGCCTACAGTCGCGGACCCCACCGCCGCCCTCGAACCTACGCCATCGCCGTCACCGGCGCCGGCCGTCCGGGATGTCAGGCCGGACGGCGAGCGCATCCTCGGCTACGTCCGCAAGCTCGCCGACGAGATCGGTCCGCGTCCGGCAGGCACGCCCGCGGAGCGCCAGGCCGTCGACTACCTCGTAGGCCTCCTGCGCTCCTTCGGCTACGATGTCTCCATCCAGGACTTCACCGTGACGAACGAGTCCGGCCGCGAGGCGAAGGTCGAGCTCACATCGCCCGCGGGAGGCCCGCCCTCGCTCACTGCTTTGCCTCTCGCCCGCTCCGCCTCCGGCAGCGTCAGCGGCCGCCTCGTCCCCTCTGGTCTCGGCCGTCCCTCCGAGTTTCCGGCCTCGGTTTCTGGAAACATAGCCCTGATTGAGCGAGGCGAGCTGACCTTCCAGGAGAAGGTCATCAACGCCATGGGCGCCGGGGCCAGGGGCGTCATCATCTTCAACAACCAGCCCGGGACTTTCCTCGGCTCGCTGAGCCAGGAGTCCCGCATACCGGCCGCGTCCATCTCCCAGGAGGACGGCCAGAGCCTGCTCCGCGCCGCCGGTAGCGGCGCCGTCGAGGCGCGGGTCACCATTGGCCCGGCCGGCACCGCCGTCGCCCACAACGTGATCGCGAAGCCGCCCGGGAAGGACTGCGAGACCGTGACCGGCGGCCACTTCGACAGCGTGCCGCAGGCGCCCGGCGCCAGCGACAACGCCACCGGCACGGCGACGGTCATCGAGGTCGCCGGGGTTCTCGCCCAGTCTGGGCAGATGGGCGCTCACTGCTTCGTCCTGTGGGGCGCGGAGGAGATCGGTCTCGTCGGGAGCGCTGCCTACGTTGCCAGCCTGCGCCCCGAGCAGCGTGCCCGCCTGAAGGCCGTCCTCAACCTGGATATGGTAGGCGTGGGCAACGACACCTGGCTCCTCATCGGAAGCCCTGACCTCCAGGCGCGAGGTCAGACCATCGCCGACCAGCTAGGCATAGGCGCCAGGCGCGGCAGCCTGACCAACGCCAGCAGCGACCATGCAAGCTTCATCTCCGCCGGCATACCCGCCCTGATGTTGCACCGCTGGGAGGACCCGCTGCTGCACACACCCCAGGACGTGTCCTCTCGCGTCCAACCGCGACTCCTGGAGGAAGCCGCGCGCTTCAGCATCGCCTTCCTGCAGTCCTTCGCCGCGGGCGGCGGCTAA
- a CDS encoding LysM peptidoglycan-binding domain-containing protein codes for MLKRLAGLALTALAAGLTAAACIFGGGENPISVQRPGSIPTATPPAKLPEPMLVGETQAGSSGTTSAVTGETTYVVRPGDSLFAIAAQFNIPPDQQAAWVAEVLRLNGIPDSTLLQAGVELRLPRVAATPRPTGTAAATRTAPAATAAPQTTATARPTVAGGGGTYTVVSGDNPTIIAQKLGIPPSQVAAWVEQLVALNGINPSALQVGQVLQLPPIPPTVTPTPPQ; via the coding sequence ATGCTCAAGCGACTGGCGGGCCTGGCCCTGACGGCGCTGGCTGCCGGCCTCACGGCCGCCGCCTGCATCTTCGGCGGCGGCGAAAACCCCATCTCGGTCCAGCGCCCCGGCTCCATCCCGACAGCGACGCCGCCCGCGAAGCTGCCCGAACCCATGCTCGTCGGCGAGACCCAGGCCGGCAGCAGCGGCACGACCAGCGCCGTCACGGGCGAGACCACCTACGTAGTCAGGCCTGGCGACAGCCTCTTCGCCATCGCCGCCCAGTTCAATATCCCTCCCGACCAGCAGGCCGCCTGGGTCGCCGAGGTGCTCCGTCTCAACGGCATCCCGGACTCGACCCTGCTCCAGGCCGGGGTCGAATTGCGCCTCCCACGCGTCGCCGCCACGCCGCGCCCGACCGGCACCGCGGCCGCCACCCGCACCGCCCCGGCGGCGACCGCCGCGCCTCAGACGACCGCCACGGCCAGGCCCACCGTCGCCGGCGGCGGCGGGACATACACCGTGGTCAGCGGCGACAACCCGACGATCATCGCCCAGAAGCTGGGCATCCCTCCATCGCAGGTCGCTGCCTGGGTCGAGCAGCTGGTCGCCCTCAACGGCATAAATCCGAGCGCCCTGCAAGTCGGCCAGGTGCTGCAGCTCCCCCCTATCCCTCCCACCGTCACGCCCACGCCGCCCCAGTGA